One stretch of Lucilia cuprina isolate Lc7/37 chromosome 6, ASM2204524v1, whole genome shotgun sequence DNA includes these proteins:
- the LOC111681785 gene encoding beta-galactoside alpha-2,6-sialyltransferase 2, whose translation MLKTSIKTLKYLTLLIVLLIQIQRNCAKTINENSNNYNINNNINRSSSSKNNNNRTLLIPLLQQSTDSSTTKTQTNVKNFEKAQPSNQPKHSTTLTAACKHTNNGTVVNLNRCKQEYSSAGMRRKKRSVFHVRWNPNERFIVESHENPAINSSKLAPHPRLKVSKTTKLTLNPKLYLCHDKYSQMCENKTMVFKERILRAFDKAMMESLNESNFYNVDFKPVFGDSFEEQYYPSSCLVMEAGVRVLKRKDPPFNKLQFGKLFPKQKLFRQNKNIKTCAIVSSAGSMAGSKLGRFIDTHDIVMRFNHAPTRGYEVDVGSKTTIRVVNSQVVTKPEFDFTHAPIFQNVTIAAWDPGKYNGSLEDWLTTSDYDLFTNYEMYRRRYPKSRAFLIDPHSIWRLWQSLQMFANNRPIRKNPPSSGFIGLALLLPHCPVVDFIEYIPSTRLNGRCHYYSKEINSACTFGAWHPLAAEKLMALDMNVADDMSVFQFGILRIRRPNKLLCGFNFLGY comes from the exons atgttaaaaacttcaattaaaacGTTAAAATACTTAACATTGTTAATTGTGCTACTTAtacaaattcaaagaaattgcGCCAAAACAATCAAcgaaaacagcaacaactataacatcaacaacaacattaatcgCAGTAGCAGcagtaaaaacaataacaacagaacACTACTTATACCCCTTCTTCAACAATCCACTGATAGTagtacaacaaaaacacaaacgaatgttaaaaactttgaaaaagctCAGCCAAGTAATCAACCAAAACATTCAACAACATTAACAGCAGCATGTAAACACACAAACAACGGAACTGTGGTGAATTTGAATCGCTGTAAACAAG AATACTCCTCCGCAGGCATGCGTCGTAAAAAACGCAGCGTTTTTCATGTACGCTGGAATCCCAATGAACGATTCATTGTCGAATCACATGAAAATCCAGCTATTAATTCTTCCAAACTTGCACCGCATCCCCGTCTCAAAGTCTCCAAAACAACCAAACTCACATTGAACCCAAAACTTTATCTGTGCCACGATAAATACTCACAGATGTGCGAAAATAAAACGATGGTCTTTAAGGAACGCATATTACGTGCTTTCGATAAAGCCATGATGGAATCGTTGAATGAATCCAATTTTTATAATGTCGATTTTAAACCGGTATTTGGTGATAGTTTTGAGGAGCAATATTATCCCTCGAGCTGTTTGGTCATGGAAGCTGGTGTACGTGTGCTGAAGCGCAAAGATCCACCATTTAATAAACTACAATTTGGAAAGCTATTTCCAAAGCAGAAACTATTTCGTCAGAATAAGAATATTAAGACATGTGCCATAGTGTCGAGTGCAGGTTCGATGGCGGGCTCGAAACTGGGCAGATTTATAG ATACTCACGACATCGTAATGAGATTTAATCATGCTCCAACTCGAGGATACGAAGTGGATGTGGGCAGTAAAACCACCATACGTGTGGTGAATTCTCAA GTTGTCACGAAGCCTGAATTCGATTTTACACATGCACCCATTTTTCAAAATGTCACCATTGCTGCTTGGGACCCCGGCAAATATAATGGTTCACTCGAGGATTGGTTGACTACGTCTGATTATGATTTATTTACTAATTATGAAATGTATCGACGTCGCTATCCCAAGTCACGTGCCTTTTTAATTGATCCCCATTCGATATGGCGTCTGTGGCAGAGTTTGCAAATGTTTGCTAACAATAGACCGATACGAAAGAATCCTCCGAGTTCAGGATTTATTG gTCTTGCATTACTTCTACCTCATTGTCCTGTCGTTGATTTCATAGAATACATTCCGTCGACACGTCTAAATGGTCGCTGTCATTACTACAGCAAAGAG ATAAATTCCGCTTGCACCTTTGGAGCCTGGCATCCGTTGGCTGCTGAAAAATTAATGGCATTGGATATGAATGTGGCCGATGACATGTCCGTTTTTCAGTTTGGCATCTTACGTATACGACGACCCAATAAACTATTATGCGGATTTAATTTTTTGGGCTATTAA